The following coding sequences lie in one Pseudarthrobacter phenanthrenivorans Sphe3 genomic window:
- a CDS encoding carbohydrate ABC transporter permease has product MSSAPSTITAVPPAAGKNKRIRTGHERSNWPATIVLLVCTLSVLVPLYVTISMAFKTTGQAVDGNAFSLPSPLTFDSFVQAWTLTNFPRGFAISVFVSVTAVAGEIIVSALAAYAIVRNWNRRLFRGSFFYLLAAMFIPFPVVALPQIQLTGLVGLDNPLGVAILHIVFALAFNTMLFTAFLRSIPLELEESMRMDGAGTWQVFWRLIFPLLGPMSATVGIFAFIASWNDFMMPSLIISDPELQTIPVLQKIFQTQFSNSYNVAFASYLLAMAPAIVVYLFTQRWVMSGLTQGAVK; this is encoded by the coding sequence ATGAGCAGCGCACCCAGCACCATCACCGCAGTCCCCCCGGCCGCCGGAAAGAACAAACGGATCCGCACCGGCCATGAGCGCAGCAACTGGCCCGCCACCATCGTCCTCCTCGTTTGCACGCTCAGCGTGCTCGTCCCCCTGTACGTCACCATCAGCATGGCGTTCAAAACCACCGGCCAGGCGGTGGACGGCAACGCCTTCTCGCTGCCAAGCCCCCTGACTTTCGACAGCTTCGTCCAGGCCTGGACGCTCACGAACTTCCCCCGCGGCTTCGCGATCTCCGTGTTCGTGTCCGTGACCGCCGTCGCAGGCGAGATCATCGTCTCGGCGCTGGCAGCCTACGCGATCGTCCGCAACTGGAACCGCAGGCTCTTCCGCGGGTCCTTCTTCTACCTGCTCGCGGCGATGTTCATCCCGTTCCCCGTGGTGGCGCTGCCGCAGATCCAGCTCACCGGTCTCGTCGGACTGGACAACCCGCTCGGCGTCGCGATCCTGCACATCGTCTTTGCCCTGGCGTTCAACACGATGCTGTTCACCGCGTTCCTGCGTTCCATCCCCCTGGAGCTGGAGGAAAGCATGCGCATGGACGGCGCCGGCACCTGGCAGGTGTTTTGGCGGCTCATCTTCCCCCTGCTCGGACCGATGAGCGCTACTGTCGGCATCTTCGCCTTCATCGCCTCATGGAACGACTTCATGATGCCGTCACTGATCATCTCGGACCCGGAACTGCAGACGATTCCCGTGCTGCAGAAGATCTTCCAGACCCAGTTCAGCAACAGCTACAACGTCGCCTTCGCCTCGTACCTTCTTGCGATGGCACCCGCGATCGTGGTCTACCTGTTCACCCAGCGATGGGTGATGTCCGGATTGACCCAGGGCGCCGTCAAGTGA
- a CDS encoding glycoside hydrolase family 13 protein, whose protein sequence is MPSIATQATSTENQQKADANWWRQASVYQIYPRSFSDSNGDGIGDINGITAKVPYLKNLGIDAVWLSPFYPSALADGGYDVDDYRNVDPRLGTLEDFKEMSSALHAAGIKLIVDIVPNHSSDRHEWFQEALASPKGSPARDRYIFRDGLGENGELPPSDWDSVFGGPAWERITEPDGTPGQWYMHIFAKEQPDFNWDNPEVREDFLKTLRFWSDRGVDGFRIDVAHALTKNLEESLPTKADLEAQGEALYLAGSHPYWDRDEVHEIYAEWRKVFNEYNPPRTAVAEAWVHSDRRARYASPEGLGQAFNFDLLQANFDGGQFRKIITKNLAEAEASGASSTWVFSNHDVVRHATRYGLAVSGPSAEGEIMAGQAGKQWLLDGGRHEDVDVELGLRRARAASLLMFALPGSAYLYQGEELGLQEVGSEIPDAERQDPAFFRNKGVEIGRDGCRVPLPWSASGTSFGFGTGGAHLPQPDWFTGYSVEAQETQEDSTLSLYRRALAMRTQLQTTETLEWLETGRADVVAFRRPNGWTSVTNFGAEAFNLPAGEVLVSSSPLQAGSLPGAATAWLQA, encoded by the coding sequence TTGCCCTCCATCGCCACCCAGGCAACCAGCACCGAGAACCAGCAGAAGGCGGACGCCAACTGGTGGCGCCAGGCCTCGGTGTACCAGATCTACCCCCGCAGCTTTTCCGACTCCAACGGCGACGGCATCGGCGACATCAACGGCATCACCGCCAAGGTCCCCTACCTGAAGAACCTGGGCATCGACGCCGTCTGGCTCAGCCCCTTCTACCCTTCGGCCCTGGCAGACGGCGGCTATGACGTAGACGACTACCGCAACGTCGACCCGCGGCTGGGCACGCTGGAAGACTTCAAAGAGATGTCGTCCGCCCTGCACGCCGCCGGGATCAAGCTGATCGTCGACATCGTCCCCAACCACTCCTCGGACCGGCACGAGTGGTTCCAGGAAGCCCTCGCCTCGCCCAAGGGCTCCCCTGCCCGCGACCGCTACATCTTCCGCGACGGCCTGGGCGAAAACGGTGAGCTGCCGCCGTCGGACTGGGACTCCGTGTTCGGCGGCCCCGCCTGGGAGCGCATCACCGAACCGGACGGCACTCCGGGCCAGTGGTACATGCACATCTTCGCCAAGGAGCAGCCGGACTTTAACTGGGACAACCCCGAGGTCCGCGAGGACTTCCTGAAGACCCTGCGCTTCTGGTCCGACCGGGGAGTTGACGGTTTCCGCATCGACGTCGCCCATGCCCTGACCAAGAACCTCGAAGAGTCCCTGCCCACCAAGGCAGACCTCGAGGCCCAGGGCGAGGCGCTCTACCTTGCCGGATCCCATCCGTACTGGGACCGTGACGAAGTCCACGAGATCTACGCCGAGTGGCGCAAGGTCTTCAACGAATACAACCCGCCGCGCACCGCCGTCGCCGAAGCGTGGGTCCACTCGGACCGCCGCGCCCGCTACGCCAGCCCCGAGGGCCTGGGCCAGGCATTCAACTTTGACCTGCTGCAGGCAAACTTCGACGGCGGCCAGTTCCGGAAGATCATCACCAAGAACCTGGCCGAGGCGGAGGCTTCCGGCGCTTCCTCCACCTGGGTGTTCTCCAACCACGACGTCGTCCGGCACGCCACCCGCTATGGACTTGCCGTGTCCGGGCCTTCCGCCGAGGGCGAGATCATGGCAGGGCAGGCGGGCAAGCAGTGGCTGCTCGACGGCGGCAGGCATGAGGACGTCGACGTCGAACTTGGCCTCCGCCGTGCCCGCGCCGCATCCCTGCTGATGTTCGCCCTGCCGGGCTCCGCGTACCTGTACCAGGGTGAGGAACTCGGCCTGCAGGAGGTCGGCAGCGAAATCCCCGACGCTGAGCGCCAGGACCCCGCCTTCTTCCGCAACAAGGGCGTGGAAATCGGCCGTGACGGCTGCCGCGTCCCGCTGCCCTGGTCCGCGTCAGGCACCTCGTTCGGTTTCGGAACGGGCGGCGCCCACTTGCCTCAGCCGGACTGGTTTACCGGCTATTCGGTGGAAGCCCAGGAAACACAGGAGGACTCAACACTGTCCCTCTACCGCCGCGCGCTTGCCATGCGGACGCAGCTGCAAACAACCGAAACACTGGAATGGCTGGAAACCGGCAGGGCCGACGTCGTGGCCTTCCGGCGCCCCAACGGCTGGACCTCCGTAACGAACTTCGGAGCGGAGGCCTTCAACCTGCCGGCCGGCGAGGTCCTGGTCTCCAGCTCGCCGCTCCAGGCAGGTTCCCTGCCCGGCGCGGCCACAGCCTGGCTACAGGCCTAG
- a CDS encoding DMT family transporter — translation MKWILLAGAILSEVTASLSLKAALDNPAFFIVVVLGYSASFAFLAGVLRKGLGLGVAYGIWAALGVTLTVLLAAILFGEALTPMMMVGVAMVIGGVLCVELGSHKEPAEEPAKEMVRS, via the coding sequence ATGAAGTGGATTCTTCTTGCCGGGGCGATCCTGAGTGAGGTGACGGCATCCCTTTCCTTGAAAGCGGCCCTTGATAATCCTGCCTTCTTCATCGTGGTGGTCCTCGGCTATTCCGCGTCCTTCGCTTTCCTCGCCGGCGTCCTCCGGAAAGGCCTGGGCTTGGGAGTGGCCTACGGAATTTGGGCGGCACTGGGGGTAACCCTCACCGTGCTGCTGGCCGCCATCCTGTTTGGCGAGGCGCTGACCCCCATGATGATGGTCGGCGTGGCCATGGTCATTGGCGGTGTGCTCTGCGTTGAGCTCGGGTCGCACAAGGAGCCGGCGGAAGAACCCGCCAAAGAAATGGTCCGCTCATGA
- a CDS encoding DMT family transporter → MMWLLLAGAIITEVTATLLLRVASTGKRRWYVPVAVGYVLAFTLLTLTLDQGMSLGVAYGIWAAAGVALTAVGSRVFFKETITPVMMLGLGLIIGGVLLIELGAAH, encoded by the coding sequence ATGATGTGGCTGCTGCTGGCAGGGGCCATCATTACCGAAGTGACCGCCACCCTCCTCCTGCGCGTCGCCTCCACCGGGAAGCGGCGCTGGTACGTACCTGTCGCCGTCGGATATGTCCTTGCGTTCACCCTCCTCACGCTCACCCTCGACCAGGGGATGAGCCTCGGGGTGGCCTACGGCATCTGGGCCGCAGCCGGCGTCGCATTGACGGCAGTGGGAAGCCGCGTCTTCTTCAAGGAGACCATCACGCCCGTCATGATGCTGGGGCTGGGGCTCATCATCGGCGGCGTCCTGCTGATCGAACTGGGCGCAGCGCACTAG
- a CDS encoding LacI family DNA-binding transcriptional regulator, whose product MEPAAPGTIVTLKDVAAASGVSISTASRALDERTTSRSAAAAHVRKIAEELGYRRNSFASNLRRGETRTLGVLVPRLSDTVMALMFEELERAASDRGYFAMVATSGDDPDDERRAAETLLDRNVDGLILATARIDDDLPKHLRERGLAHALVLRTDGISPSAVGDDEVGGYLAVRHLIDLGHSEIGVVTGPSFTSTGIARLAGARKALEGAGIAVREDWLIAAGYGIESGFSAAETLLSGDSGKRPSAVFAANDNLAMGAIAAAHRLGITVGEDLALVGYNDIPLSSRLPTPLSSVRVPLEQIAANAIDLIVNPGKEPRIRKSMPTLIPRQSSGSPLRSAAP is encoded by the coding sequence ATGGAACCGGCTGCCCCGGGCACAATCGTCACGCTGAAGGACGTTGCCGCGGCCAGTGGCGTGAGCATCTCCACCGCCAGCCGCGCGCTGGATGAACGCACCACATCACGGTCCGCTGCGGCAGCGCATGTCAGGAAAATAGCCGAGGAGCTCGGCTACAGGCGCAACTCCTTCGCCTCCAACCTCCGCAGGGGCGAGACCCGAACCCTCGGCGTGCTGGTGCCCCGGCTCAGCGACACCGTCATGGCCCTCATGTTCGAGGAACTCGAGCGGGCGGCGTCGGACCGCGGATACTTTGCCATGGTCGCCACCAGCGGTGACGATCCCGACGACGAACGCCGGGCAGCCGAAACCCTCCTGGACCGCAATGTCGACGGGCTGATCCTTGCCACGGCCCGAATCGATGACGATCTGCCCAAACACCTGCGTGAACGGGGCCTGGCGCACGCGCTGGTCCTGCGGACCGACGGGATCAGCCCCTCTGCTGTTGGCGACGATGAGGTGGGCGGATACCTGGCGGTCCGGCATCTGATTGATCTCGGGCACTCTGAGATCGGGGTAGTTACCGGACCGTCTTTTACCTCTACGGGGATTGCCCGCCTTGCCGGTGCCCGCAAAGCTCTTGAAGGAGCAGGCATCGCCGTCCGGGAAGACTGGCTGATCGCGGCGGGCTATGGCATCGAAAGTGGATTTTCCGCCGCCGAAACTCTACTGTCCGGCGACTCTGGAAAACGTCCCAGCGCGGTGTTTGCCGCCAACGACAACCTGGCTATGGGGGCTATCGCGGCCGCCCACCGCCTCGGTATCACCGTGGGAGAAGACCTGGCCCTGGTTGGCTACAACGACATACCGCTCTCGTCCCGCCTGCCAACCCCGCTCTCTTCCGTGCGGGTTCCCCTGGAGCAGATTGCTGCCAACGCGATCGACCTCATCGTGAACCCAGGGAAAGAACCCAGGATCCGGAAGTCGATGCCTACGCTCATACCCCGCCAGTCGAGCGGTTCGCCCCTGCGCTCAGCCGCACCGTAG
- a CDS encoding dihydrodipicolinate synthase family protein, with amino-acid sequence MTLDLRGLSPAPVTPFTEDGAVDFAAIQRLGSWLGSIEGVKSLVVLGHAGEGTFLTEEEQLDVIRAFVASTDGRVPVVAGITKEGNKTAALEAKKAVEAGASAGLVYPSHGWLRFGYQKGAPQSRYQEIYEESGLPLILFQYPDNTKASYDLDTQLEIAGQEGVFATKNGVRNMRRWYTEIPALRAAYPDLQVLSCHDEYLLPTMFDVDGLLVGYGNIAPELLVELIEAGKAQDYKRAHAIHERLLPVTKNVYHRGSHMEGTVALKWGLVNRGILEHATVRTPLLPLPEGADTEIAEAFAAANIGKVTATASV; translated from the coding sequence ATGACACTCGATCTCCGCGGACTCAGCCCCGCACCTGTCACCCCGTTCACCGAAGATGGCGCTGTCGACTTCGCTGCGATCCAGCGTCTGGGTTCGTGGCTCGGATCAATTGAGGGAGTCAAGAGCCTGGTGGTCCTGGGGCACGCCGGCGAAGGCACGTTCCTCACCGAAGAGGAGCAGCTGGACGTTATCCGCGCTTTCGTGGCGTCCACCGACGGCCGTGTCCCGGTCGTGGCGGGCATCACGAAGGAGGGCAACAAGACCGCGGCCCTCGAGGCAAAGAAGGCCGTCGAGGCCGGCGCATCAGCTGGTCTCGTCTACCCCTCGCACGGGTGGCTGCGCTTCGGCTACCAGAAGGGCGCCCCGCAGTCGCGCTACCAGGAGATCTACGAAGAGTCCGGCCTGCCGCTGATCCTCTTCCAGTACCCCGACAACACCAAGGCCTCCTACGACCTCGACACCCAGCTGGAGATCGCCGGCCAGGAAGGCGTCTTTGCCACGAAGAACGGTGTCCGGAACATGCGCCGGTGGTACACCGAGATCCCCGCGCTGCGCGCCGCCTACCCCGACCTGCAGGTGCTGTCCTGCCATGACGAGTACCTGCTGCCGACCATGTTCGACGTCGACGGCCTGCTCGTCGGCTACGGCAACATCGCCCCCGAACTGCTCGTCGAACTGATCGAGGCCGGCAAGGCGCAGGACTACAAGCGTGCCCACGCAATTCATGAGCGCCTGCTGCCGGTGACCAAGAACGTCTACCACCGCGGGTCCCACATGGAGGGCACTGTCGCCCTGAAGTGGGGCCTCGTGAACCGCGGCATCCTGGAGCACGCCACCGTGCGCACCCCGCTCCTGCCCCTGCCCGAAGGCGCCGATACCGAAATCGCGGAAGCCTTCGCCGCCGCAAACATCGGCAAGGTCACCGCCACCGCTTCCGTCTGA
- a CDS encoding Nramp family divalent metal transporter encodes MREQNKTITHPGTREEQMATQQGNPTQGTTKKHRTFLGYLALMGPAFVVGAWQFGPGNLTTAVQAGSRFDYSLVWVIAVSTILMIFFTDMSVRLGIATPTSLITSIKDHLGKWVGVLAGVGVFGITLMFSVGNAVGSGLGLSLIFGGSPVLWTVVCTAAVGFVLAFRNVYGIVEKALLVIVVLMGIAFIASTVVAQPDWYRALEGAVPTLPAGSEILIVALVGTNFSINAAFYTSYGIKEHRRTRADYKDITLVDTIPGIVAPGVMTALVIMVAAAVLGRTGAEAGTINALASIFTPLAGPVGAMLFALGLSGAAFSSMIANATAGGTMISDALGRGAKAGSPMARIFTGMILAFGLIITLSFQSSPVALIVIAQSLTVLIAPLLGVLIVIMANRASLMGDLRNKWWHNLFAAIGLIAIIASSIRLITTLLG; translated from the coding sequence ATGCGCGAGCAGAATAAGACCATCACCCACCCCGGAACCAGGGAAGAACAGATGGCAACCCAGCAAGGAAACCCGACCCAAGGCACCACAAAGAAGCACCGCACTTTCCTGGGATACCTCGCCCTCATGGGCCCGGCCTTCGTCGTCGGAGCCTGGCAGTTCGGCCCCGGCAACCTCACCACCGCCGTCCAGGCCGGCAGCCGCTTCGACTACAGCCTCGTCTGGGTCATCGCCGTCTCAACGATCCTGATGATCTTCTTCACCGACATGAGCGTCCGGCTCGGCATCGCAACGCCCACCTCCCTGATCACCTCCATCAAAGACCACCTGGGCAAATGGGTGGGAGTCCTGGCCGGCGTGGGCGTCTTCGGCATTACCCTGATGTTCTCCGTCGGCAACGCCGTCGGATCAGGCCTTGGACTTTCCCTGATTTTCGGCGGATCCCCGGTCCTGTGGACCGTCGTCTGCACCGCCGCCGTCGGATTCGTCCTTGCCTTCCGGAACGTCTACGGAATCGTCGAAAAGGCCCTTCTCGTCATCGTCGTCCTCATGGGCATAGCCTTCATCGCCAGCACCGTCGTGGCCCAGCCCGACTGGTACCGCGCCCTCGAAGGCGCCGTCCCCACCCTGCCTGCCGGAAGCGAAATCCTCATCGTTGCGCTCGTGGGCACCAACTTCTCCATCAACGCCGCCTTCTACACGTCCTACGGCATCAAAGAACACCGCCGCACCCGCGCCGACTACAAAGACATCACCCTCGTCGACACCATCCCAGGGATCGTCGCGCCCGGCGTCATGACCGCACTCGTCATCATGGTGGCTGCCGCCGTCCTCGGCAGGACCGGCGCAGAAGCAGGCACCATCAACGCCCTTGCCTCCATCTTCACGCCCCTTGCCGGACCCGTGGGCGCCATGCTCTTCGCCCTCGGACTCTCAGGAGCAGCCTTTTCCTCCATGATCGCCAACGCCACCGCCGGCGGCACCATGATTTCGGACGCCCTGGGCCGCGGCGCCAAAGCCGGATCACCCATGGCCCGCATCTTCACAGGCATGATCCTGGCGTTCGGGCTGATCATCACGCTGTCCTTCCAGTCATCACCCGTTGCACTGATCGTCATCGCCCAATCCCTCACCGTCCTCATCGCACCACTGCTCGGCGTCCTGATCGTCATCATGGCCAACAGAGCCTCACTCATGGGCGATCTCCGCAACAAGTGGTGGCACAACCTCTTCGCCGCCATCGGCCTGATCGCCATCATCGCCTCCTCCATCCGCCTCATCACCACCCTGCTCGGCTAG
- the katG gene encoding catalase/peroxidase HPI, producing MTDPQEHPPVPTPGSAQGLDSKVQGGCPVDHGSVTSHGSESENPAIDSPQPKGHRPRTVADWWPNQLDLSVLHANHPKGNPLGPDFSYREEFQKLDVEALKQDITEVLTTSQDWWPADFGHYGGLMIRLSWHAAGTYRVHDGRGGAGDGSQRFAPLNSWPDNANLDKARRLLWPVKQKYGQKLSWADLLVLAGNVALESMGFKTFGFAFGREDVWEPEEIFWGPEDTWLGDERYIGEGQMAEEVGSTEMGLIYVNPEGPMGNPDPKLAAAFIRETFKRMAMNDEETFALIAGGHTFGKTHGAGPADAHVGPEPEGADLEAQGLGWLSTYGSGKGADTITSGLEVTWTDRPTQWSNRFLEILFEYEWELVKSPGGAHQWVAKDAPEIIPDAHDPNKKHRPTMLTTDLSLRFDPVYEEIGRRFLENPDEFQLAFAKAWYKLLHRDMGPVGPHMLGPWVPEAQLWQDPVPAVDHELIDEQDIASLKASLLDSGLSVSQLATTAWASASTYRKTDRRGGANGARIRLEPQNGWEINEPEQLTTALRAIEGVQQQFNAGQAGGKKVSLADLIVLGGCAAVEKAASDAGFPVTVPFRPGRTDAAQEQTDVDQFQYLKPRADGFRNYVRPGEKLQPETLLLDKAYLLDLSAPEMTALVGGMRALGTNTGGSAHGVLTDKPGVLTNDFFVNLLSPGTKWKASENEENVYEITDVATGELKWTATPVDLVFGSNSQLRAMSEVYASEDGKEKFVNDFVAAWAKVMELDRFDLR from the coding sequence ATGACCGACCCTCAGGAACACCCTCCAGTCCCCACGCCGGGAAGTGCCCAAGGCCTGGACTCCAAGGTCCAGGGCGGATGCCCCGTGGACCACGGCAGCGTCACTTCGCACGGCAGCGAGAGCGAAAACCCCGCCATTGACTCACCCCAGCCGAAGGGGCACCGGCCGCGCACCGTCGCCGACTGGTGGCCCAACCAGCTGGACCTCTCCGTGCTCCACGCTAACCACCCCAAGGGCAACCCGCTCGGCCCGGACTTCAGCTACCGGGAGGAGTTCCAGAAGCTCGACGTCGAGGCACTGAAACAGGACATCACCGAGGTCCTCACCACGTCCCAGGACTGGTGGCCCGCGGACTTCGGCCACTACGGCGGCCTGATGATCCGCCTGAGCTGGCACGCTGCCGGCACCTACCGCGTCCATGACGGCCGCGGCGGTGCAGGCGACGGCAGCCAGCGGTTCGCGCCGCTCAACAGCTGGCCCGACAACGCCAACCTGGACAAGGCCCGGCGCCTGCTGTGGCCCGTCAAGCAGAAGTACGGCCAGAAGCTCTCCTGGGCAGACCTGCTGGTCCTCGCCGGCAACGTTGCCCTCGAGTCCATGGGATTCAAAACGTTCGGCTTCGCCTTTGGCCGTGAGGACGTGTGGGAGCCCGAGGAGATCTTCTGGGGCCCTGAGGACACCTGGCTCGGCGACGAGCGCTACATCGGCGAAGGCCAGATGGCTGAGGAGGTAGGCTCCACGGAGATGGGGCTGATCTACGTCAACCCCGAGGGGCCCATGGGCAACCCGGATCCCAAGCTCGCGGCAGCGTTCATCCGCGAGACATTCAAGCGGATGGCCATGAACGACGAAGAGACCTTCGCGCTGATCGCGGGCGGCCACACGTTCGGCAAGACTCACGGCGCCGGCCCAGCAGATGCTCACGTGGGCCCGGAACCCGAGGGCGCCGACCTTGAGGCGCAGGGCCTTGGCTGGCTCAGCACCTACGGCAGCGGCAAGGGTGCGGACACCATCACCTCCGGTCTTGAGGTCACCTGGACGGACCGGCCCACGCAGTGGAGCAACCGCTTCCTGGAGATCCTGTTCGAATACGAGTGGGAACTGGTCAAGAGCCCCGGCGGCGCGCACCAGTGGGTTGCCAAGGATGCGCCGGAGATCATCCCGGACGCCCACGATCCCAACAAGAAGCACCGGCCCACGATGCTGACCACGGACCTGTCACTGCGGTTCGACCCGGTCTATGAGGAGATCGGGCGGCGCTTCCTGGAGAACCCGGACGAGTTCCAGCTCGCCTTCGCCAAGGCCTGGTACAAGCTGCTGCACCGCGACATGGGACCTGTGGGCCCGCACATGCTGGGGCCGTGGGTCCCGGAGGCGCAGCTCTGGCAGGACCCGGTCCCGGCAGTGGACCACGAGCTGATTGATGAGCAGGACATCGCCTCGCTCAAGGCGTCGCTTCTGGACTCGGGGCTGTCCGTCTCCCAGCTCGCGACCACCGCGTGGGCCTCCGCTTCCACCTACCGCAAGACCGACCGGCGCGGCGGCGCCAACGGCGCACGGATCCGTCTGGAGCCGCAGAACGGCTGGGAGATCAACGAACCTGAGCAGCTTACGACGGCGTTGCGCGCTATTGAGGGCGTGCAACAGCAGTTCAACGCCGGCCAGGCCGGGGGCAAGAAGGTCTCCCTGGCTGACCTGATCGTCCTCGGCGGCTGCGCCGCCGTGGAAAAAGCGGCCAGCGACGCAGGCTTCCCCGTCACCGTGCCGTTCCGTCCGGGACGCACCGATGCCGCCCAGGAGCAGACCGACGTCGACCAGTTCCAGTACCTGAAGCCGCGCGCTGACGGGTTCCGCAACTACGTGCGCCCAGGCGAGAAGCTCCAGCCGGAGACCCTCCTGCTGGACAAGGCGTACCTGCTGGACCTCTCGGCACCGGAGATGACGGCGCTGGTTGGCGGCATGCGTGCGCTCGGAACCAACACGGGCGGTTCCGCCCACGGCGTCCTCACGGACAAGCCGGGGGTCCTGACCAACGACTTCTTCGTGAACCTGCTCTCCCCCGGCACCAAGTGGAAGGCATCCGAGAACGAGGAGAACGTCTACGAGATCACGGACGTGGCCACCGGCGAGCTGAAGTGGACCGCCACCCCGGTGGACTTGGTCTTCGGCTCCAACTCACAGCTCCGGGCGATGTCCGAGGTCTACGCGAGCGAGGACGGCAAGGAGAAGTTCGTCAACGACTTCGTGGCGGCCTGGGCGAAGGTCATGGAGCTGGACCGCTTCGACCTGCGCTGA
- a CDS encoding nucleoside deaminase: MTQEPQPSATASLPSALDPAFEAAYQAAQKSAGEGGIPIGAALARGGVVIAAGHNERVQKGDPIAHGEMSALRAAGRQKSYRDTTLYTTLAPCAMCTGTIIQFKIPRVVVGEARTFGGEFELLRSRGVEVVVLDDQRCVDMMQTFQANNPDLWAEDIAEDDKQD, encoded by the coding sequence ATGACCCAGGAACCGCAGCCCTCCGCCACCGCGTCGCTACCGTCAGCCCTTGACCCCGCCTTCGAAGCTGCCTACCAGGCCGCGCAAAAGAGCGCCGGCGAAGGGGGCATTCCCATCGGGGCAGCACTCGCCCGCGGCGGTGTGGTCATCGCCGCGGGACACAACGAACGAGTCCAGAAAGGCGATCCCATAGCGCACGGCGAAATGTCCGCACTGCGGGCAGCCGGCCGGCAGAAGAGCTACCGGGACACAACGCTGTACACCACTCTGGCCCCCTGTGCGATGTGCACGGGCACCATCATCCAGTTCAAGATCCCCCGCGTGGTGGTGGGCGAAGCGCGCACGTTTGGCGGGGAGTTCGAGCTTCTGCGGTCACGCGGCGTTGAGGTGGTCGTCCTGGATGATCAGCGGTGCGTGGACATGATGCAGACCTTCCAGGCGAACAACCCGGACCTGTGGGCCGAGGACATCGCGGAGGACGACAAGCAGGACTAG
- a CDS encoding LLM class flavin-dependent oxidoreductase: MPHPTRPLRKLGFLTIGLFDPADPAAGHESTLRIIELGERLGFDSAWLRHRHLQFGISSPVAMMAAASQRTSRIELGTAVTPLGWENPLRLAEDLATVDLLAGGRINPGLSVGEPMHYDTVKHELYPDSSEREDFSYARMDRLARLVAGERVRDFSGRQGVVEEFSNRVEPHSPGLRDRLWYGAGSRKSAVWAGANGFNLLSSSVVFPEEDQTPDFARIQQSQIRAFREAAAASAAPGPARVSQGLVVIPTDSASPGQREKYQRYVEERTPRTRAPQGPKGMLFAPDLIGTSDEIAEQLYAHAGFQEVDEVAFALPFSFEHEDYVQILTDIASELGPALGWAPAGVGQDRQ; the protein is encoded by the coding sequence ATGCCGCACCCCACGCGCCCTTTGCGCAAGCTTGGCTTCCTCACCATTGGCCTGTTTGATCCGGCTGATCCTGCTGCGGGCCACGAGTCCACGCTGCGGATCATCGAACTGGGCGAGAGGCTTGGATTCGACAGCGCCTGGCTCCGCCACCGCCACCTGCAGTTTGGTATCTCCTCGCCCGTCGCCATGATGGCTGCAGCCAGCCAGCGCACCTCCCGGATCGAGCTGGGCACGGCGGTGACCCCGCTGGGCTGGGAGAACCCGCTGCGCCTGGCCGAGGACCTGGCCACAGTGGACCTGCTCGCCGGGGGGCGGATCAATCCCGGCTTAAGCGTGGGGGAACCGATGCACTACGACACGGTGAAGCATGAGTTGTACCCGGATTCCTCCGAACGGGAGGACTTCAGCTACGCCCGCATGGACCGGCTTGCACGCCTGGTTGCAGGGGAACGGGTGCGCGACTTTTCCGGCCGGCAAGGCGTGGTGGAGGAATTCTCCAACCGCGTTGAGCCACACTCCCCCGGGCTGAGGGACCGCCTTTGGTACGGGGCAGGCAGCAGGAAGTCGGCCGTCTGGGCTGGGGCAAACGGTTTCAACCTCCTCTCCAGCAGTGTGGTCTTCCCTGAAGAGGACCAGACACCGGATTTTGCCCGCATCCAGCAATCGCAGATCCGCGCCTTCCGGGAGGCCGCCGCAGCGTCAGCAGCACCTGGACCGGCCCGGGTATCGCAGGGCCTGGTGGTGATTCCCACCGACTCGGCTTCCCCAGGCCAGCGGGAGAAGTACCAGCGGTACGTCGAGGAACGCACTCCCCGGACGAGGGCGCCGCAGGGGCCAAAAGGGATGCTGTTCGCCCCGGACCTCATTGGCACCAGCGACGAAATTGCGGAGCAGCTGTACGCCCACGCAGGGTTCCAGGAAGTCGACGAGGTGGCGTTCGCGCTGCCCTTCAGCTTTGAGCACGAGGACTACGTCCAGATCCTCACCGACATCGCCTCCGAGTTGGGGCCCGCCCTGGGATGGGCTCCGGCCGGGGTTGGGCAAGACCGGCAGTAG